In one Agrobacterium tumefaciens genomic region, the following are encoded:
- the glcF gene encoding glycolate oxidase subunit GlcF, producing MQTSFTPEQLADPHVAESEKILRKCVHCGFCTATCPTYVTLGNELDSPRGRIYLIKDMLENSRPADREVVTHIDRCLSCLACTTTCPSGVDYMHLVDHARAHIEQTYKRPFMDRLTRNLLAAVLPYPGRFRLALHLARLARPFAGLLAKFPAMKPLQSMLALAPASIPAVSASARPGKRPAEGEKRGRVAILTGCAQPVLDPGINEATLRLLSRLGVEVVVPRGEGCCGSLVHHMGREEEALAAARRNVDVWMREMENGGLDAVIITASGCGTTIKDYGHMLRLDPAYAEKAARVSALAKDITEYLATLDLPQRQSQGLTVAYHSACSMQHGQKITLAPKQLLKAAGFTVRDPAEGHLCCGSAGTYNIMQPEISGKLKARKVRNIEATRADVIATGNIGCITQIATGTDMPILHTVELLDWAYGGPKPARLSV from the coding sequence ATGCAAACATCCTTCACTCCCGAGCAGCTGGCCGATCCGCATGTGGCGGAATCCGAAAAGATCCTGCGCAAATGTGTACATTGCGGCTTCTGCACGGCCACCTGTCCCACCTATGTCACGCTCGGCAACGAGCTGGACAGCCCGCGCGGCCGCATCTACCTCATCAAGGACATGCTGGAAAATAGCCGCCCGGCTGACCGAGAAGTCGTTACCCATATCGATCGCTGCCTGTCTTGCCTTGCCTGCACCACGACCTGTCCCTCCGGCGTGGATTACATGCATCTGGTCGATCATGCCCGCGCCCATATCGAACAGACCTATAAACGCCCTTTCATGGACCGGCTGACCCGCAATCTTCTGGCTGCGGTTCTGCCCTATCCCGGTCGCTTCCGGCTCGCCCTGCATCTGGCAAGGCTGGCACGGCCCTTCGCCGGGCTGCTTGCGAAGTTTCCGGCGATGAAGCCGCTGCAATCCATGCTTGCTCTCGCTCCCGCCTCCATCCCCGCCGTCTCCGCTTCCGCCCGTCCGGGTAAGCGGCCGGCGGAGGGGGAAAAGCGCGGTCGCGTCGCCATCCTTACCGGTTGTGCCCAGCCGGTGCTCGACCCCGGCATCAACGAGGCGACGCTACGGCTGCTTTCGCGGCTTGGGGTCGAGGTCGTGGTTCCCAGAGGCGAGGGTTGCTGCGGTTCGCTGGTGCATCACATGGGACGGGAGGAAGAGGCGCTGGCCGCCGCCCGCCGTAATGTCGATGTCTGGATGCGCGAGATGGAGAATGGTGGGCTCGATGCCGTCATCATCACCGCGTCGGGCTGCGGCACCACGATCAAGGATTATGGTCATATGCTGCGGCTTGATCCGGCCTATGCGGAAAAAGCCGCGCGGGTCTCCGCGCTTGCAAAAGACATCACCGAATATCTCGCCACCCTCGATCTGCCGCAACGGCAAAGCCAGGGCCTGACGGTCGCCTACCATTCCGCCTGCTCCATGCAGCATGGCCAGAAGATCACGCTCGCACCGAAACAATTGCTGAAAGCGGCGGGGTTTACCGTGCGTGATCCGGCGGAAGGGCATCTCTGTTGCGGGTCGGCCGGAACCTACAACATCATGCAGCCGGAGATTTCCGGAAAGCTGAAGGCACGCAAGGTCAGGAATATCGAGGCCACCCGCGCGGACGTCATCGCCACGGGCAATATCGGCTGCATCACGCAGATTGCGACAGGGACGGACATGCCGATCCTGCACACGGTGGAGCTTCTGGACTGGGCCTATGGCGGGCCGAAACCGGCGAGGCTTTCGGTTTAG